One genomic segment of Bradyrhizobium prioriisuperbiae includes these proteins:
- a CDS encoding Lrp/AsnC family transcriptional regulator — protein sequence MSKGLDEIDLKILHEIQADGRITNVELAKRVGISPPPCLRRVKALEDAGYIQGYRGLLDPHRLGFDVTVFASVHLSSQADADLRAFEEFVRREPLVRECWMLSGEVDFILKCVAPDMATFQHFVSHLTAAPHVRNVRTSLVLHNSKNEAVVPLELKFPRN from the coding sequence GTGTCCAAGGGTCTCGACGAGATCGATCTGAAAATTCTCCATGAAATTCAGGCCGATGGCCGAATTACCAACGTGGAATTGGCTAAACGTGTCGGTATCTCTCCGCCGCCCTGCCTGCGTCGCGTCAAGGCGCTGGAAGATGCGGGCTATATCCAGGGCTACCGGGGTCTGCTGGATCCGCATCGGCTGGGTTTTGATGTCACGGTGTTTGCGTCAGTCCATCTGTCGAGCCAGGCCGACGCCGATCTTCGCGCGTTCGAGGAGTTCGTGCGGCGCGAGCCGCTGGTGCGTGAGTGCTGGATGCTGTCCGGTGAGGTGGATTTCATCCTGAAATGCGTGGCGCCGGACATGGCGACGTTTCAGCATTTCGTCTCGCATCTGACCGCAGCGCCGCATGTGCGCAACGTGCGGACGTCACTGGTGTTGCACAATTCGAAAAACGAGGCCGTGGTGCCGCTCGAGTTGAAGTTCCCCCGCAACTGA
- a CDS encoding AMP-binding protein: protein MDRLHSGGTVGGLIISAIARFGDRPAIADGTTRWSYRELGDVVARFITVYRAMGLTKGSAVSVLASNRVESWAAICAAMVMGARYTSLHPMAAEDDQAFIIDDAEIDLLIVEAGKFGDRGRAIKQRAPALKHMVAFGAMDGVRDILTEVAVAAPAPLIDAGDNDAIAFLAYTGGTTGRSKGVMLPHRSLVAMTLTLFADWDWPQDIRFLAATPISHAAGVTLFPVMLRGGYSRLVQGFDPDVYGRVVQDEKITATFLVPTLIYALIDNVDLRRRVDLSSLDMIIYGAAPMSPDRLREGIAIFGQVFVQLYGQTEAPQVITTMRKIDHDASNPRRLGSCGRANPMLDVKLFDAEMREVALGEPGEICVRGSLVMDGYWKRDDATADALRGGWLHTGDVALQDDEGYYYIVDRTKDMIISGGFNIYPREVEDALMSHPFVASAAVIGIPDDKWGEAVKGFVVPKPGCSIDVSELQAHVKDKRGAPWSPKSIDVVESVPVTGLGKIDRKALRAPYWEGRTRGVA from the coding sequence ATGGATCGGCTGCATTCCGGCGGAACCGTCGGAGGTCTCATTATTTCGGCGATCGCTCGGTTCGGTGACCGCCCGGCTATTGCCGACGGCACCACGCGCTGGAGCTATCGCGAACTGGGCGACGTCGTCGCTCGCTTCATTACGGTCTATCGGGCGATGGGTCTGACCAAGGGCAGCGCCGTCTCGGTGCTCGCCAGCAACCGGGTCGAGAGCTGGGCCGCGATTTGCGCTGCGATGGTGATGGGCGCGCGCTACACCTCCCTGCACCCGATGGCCGCGGAGGATGATCAGGCGTTCATTATCGACGACGCCGAGATCGATCTTCTGATCGTGGAAGCCGGAAAGTTCGGCGATCGCGGTCGCGCCATCAAGCAGCGTGCGCCGGCGCTGAAACACATGGTTGCGTTCGGCGCAATGGACGGCGTTCGGGATATCCTGACGGAGGTCGCGGTGGCGGCACCCGCGCCGCTGATCGACGCGGGTGATAACGACGCCATCGCCTTCCTGGCCTACACCGGTGGCACCACCGGCCGCTCGAAGGGCGTGATGCTGCCGCACCGGTCGCTGGTGGCAATGACGCTGACGTTGTTTGCCGACTGGGACTGGCCGCAAGACATTCGCTTCCTCGCCGCGACCCCGATCAGCCATGCCGCTGGCGTGACACTGTTTCCGGTGATGCTGCGCGGCGGCTATTCTCGTCTGGTGCAGGGCTTTGATCCCGACGTCTATGGCCGCGTGGTGCAGGACGAAAAGATCACCGCGACCTTCCTGGTGCCGACGCTGATCTATGCGCTGATCGACAATGTCGACTTGCGCAGGCGCGTCGATCTGTCGTCGCTCGACATGATCATCTATGGCGCCGCGCCGATGTCGCCGGACCGCTTGCGCGAGGGCATCGCGATCTTCGGCCAGGTGTTCGTGCAGCTTTACGGCCAGACCGAGGCGCCGCAGGTCATCACCACCATGCGCAAGATCGATCATGACGCGAGCAATCCGCGACGGCTCGGCTCGTGTGGCCGCGCCAATCCGATGCTGGACGTCAAACTGTTCGACGCCGAGATGCGGGAGGTCGCGCTCGGCGAGCCCGGGGAGATTTGCGTCCGCGGCTCGCTGGTGATGGACGGCTACTGGAAGCGGGATGATGCCACGGCCGATGCGTTGCGCGGCGGCTGGCTGCACACAGGCGACGTCGCGCTGCAGGACGATGAAGGGTATTATTATATCGTCGACCGCACCAAGGACATGATCATCTCCGGTGGCTTCAACATCTACCCGCGTGAAGTCGAGGATGCGTTGATGTCGCATCCCTTCGTCGCGTCGGCGGCGGTGATCGGCATTCCCGACGACAAGTGGGGCGAAGCCGTGAAGGGGTTTGTCGTGCCGAAACCCGGTTGCAGCATCGACGTCAGCGAACTGCAGGCCCACGTCAAGGACAAGCGGGGCGCGCCATGGTCGCCAAAATCGATCGACGTGGTCGAGAGCGTTCCCGTGACGGGGCTGGGCAAAATCGATCGCAAGGCGCTGCGGGCGCCGTACTGGGAAGGCCGTACACGCGGTGTTGCATAG
- the carB gene encoding carbamoyl-phosphate synthase large subunit, with translation MPKRTDISTILIIGAGPIVIGQACEFDYSGTQAVKTLKEEGYRIVLVNSNPATIMTDPELADATYIEPITPEIVAKIIEKERNVIPGGFALLPTMGGQTALNCALSLRKQGTLEKFNIEMIGATADAIDKAEDRGRFREAMTKIGLETPRSIQTKTLPDALRALDQIGLPAIIRPSFTMGGTGGGIAYTKAEFIEIVERGIDASPTSEVLIEESVLGWKEFEMEVVRDKKDNCIIVCSIENLDPMGVHTGDSITVAPALTLTDKEYQIMRDASLAVLREIGVETGGSNVQFGVNPADGRMVVIEMNPRVSRSSALASKATGFPIAKVAAKLAVGYTLDEIANDITGGATPASFEPTIDYVVTKIPRFAFEKFPGASHTLTTSMKSVGEVMAIGRTFQESLQKALRGLETGLTGLDEIEIDGLGKGDDKNAIRAALGTPTPNRLLQVAQAMRLGWSNDEIFVSCKIDPWFLAEIRGIVEIETKVRAHGLPGNAFAMRSLKSMGFSDSRLAVLSGKTEAEVKSLRRTLGVRPAFKRIDTCAAEFASPTAYMYSTYETPFAGAVADESAPSSKKKVIILGGGPNRIGQGIEFDYCCCHACFALHDAGFETIMINCNPETVSTDYDTADRLYFEPLTAEDVLEIIDTERSNGTLHGVIVQFGGQTPLKLARALEEAKVPILGTSPDAIDLAEDRDRFKRILDKLHLKQPKNGIAYSVEQARLVASDLDFPLVVRPSYVLGGRAMQIIREEGQLGDYLLGTLPELVPADVKARYPNDKTGQINTVLGKNPLLFDRYLSDAIEIDVDCLCDGKDTFIAGIMEHIEEAGIHSGDSACSLPPHSLDPATIAELERQTRELALGLDVVGLMNVQYAIKDGEIYVLEVNPRASRTVPFVAKVVGMPVAKIASRIMAGEKLADFKLKPARLSHVGVKESVFPFARFPGVDTVLGPEMRSTGEVMGLDQSFAVAFAKSQLGGGTRVPRSGTVFVSVRETDKTRILDAVRLLAAAGFKVMATSGTQRFLADNGVPAEKVNKVLEGRPHIVDAITNGDVQLVFNTTEGPQALADSRSLRRAALLHKVPYYTTLSGAVAAAQGIRAYLGGDLEVRTLQSYSSDL, from the coding sequence ATGCCCAAACGAACCGACATATCGACCATCCTGATCATCGGCGCCGGCCCCATTGTGATCGGCCAGGCCTGCGAATTCGATTATTCCGGGACCCAAGCGGTCAAGACGCTGAAGGAAGAGGGCTACCGCATCGTCCTGGTCAATTCCAATCCGGCGACCATCATGACCGATCCGGAGCTGGCTGATGCGACCTATATCGAGCCGATCACACCCGAGATCGTCGCCAAAATCATCGAAAAGGAGCGCAATGTCATCCCCGGCGGCTTCGCGCTGCTGCCGACCATGGGCGGCCAGACCGCACTGAACTGCGCGCTGTCGCTGCGCAAACAGGGCACGCTGGAGAAGTTCAACATCGAGATGATCGGCGCCACCGCCGACGCCATCGACAAGGCCGAGGACCGCGGCCGGTTCCGTGAGGCCATGACCAAGATCGGGCTCGAGACACCGCGCTCGATCCAGACCAAGACGCTGCCGGATGCTCTGCGTGCGCTGGACCAGATCGGCCTGCCGGCGATCATTCGCCCGTCGTTCACGATGGGCGGCACCGGCGGCGGCATCGCCTACACCAAAGCGGAGTTCATCGAGATCGTCGAGCGTGGCATCGACGCCTCGCCCACAAGCGAGGTGTTGATCGAGGAATCCGTGCTCGGCTGGAAAGAGTTCGAGATGGAGGTGGTCCGCGACAAGAAGGACAACTGCATCATCGTCTGCTCCATCGAGAACCTCGACCCGATGGGCGTGCACACCGGTGACTCGATCACGGTGGCGCCGGCGCTGACCCTGACCGACAAGGAATACCAGATCATGCGCGACGCATCGCTTGCGGTGCTGCGCGAAATCGGCGTCGAGACCGGCGGATCGAACGTACAGTTCGGCGTCAATCCGGCCGACGGACGCATGGTCGTGATCGAAATGAATCCGAGGGTGTCGCGCTCGTCGGCGCTGGCCTCCAAAGCCACCGGCTTTCCAATCGCCAAGGTCGCCGCCAAGCTTGCGGTTGGCTATACCCTCGACGAAATCGCCAACGACATCACCGGCGGTGCCACGCCGGCATCGTTCGAGCCGACGATCGATTACGTCGTCACCAAAATCCCGCGCTTCGCGTTCGAAAAATTTCCCGGTGCGAGCCACACCCTGACCACCTCGATGAAGTCGGTCGGCGAAGTGATGGCGATCGGCCGCACCTTCCAGGAAAGCCTGCAGAAGGCGCTACGCGGGCTTGAGACCGGCCTCACCGGCCTCGACGAGATCGAAATCGACGGGCTCGGCAAGGGCGACGACAAGAATGCGATCCGCGCCGCGCTCGGCACGCCGACGCCGAACCGGCTGCTGCAAGTCGCCCAGGCGATGCGGCTCGGATGGTCGAACGACGAAATCTTCGTATCCTGCAAGATCGATCCATGGTTCCTCGCCGAAATTCGCGGCATCGTGGAAATCGAAACCAAGGTCCGCGCGCACGGCCTGCCCGGCAACGCCTTCGCCATGCGCTCGCTCAAGAGCATGGGCTTCTCGGACTCTCGCCTTGCGGTGCTGTCGGGCAAGACCGAGGCCGAAGTGAAGTCGCTGCGACGAACGCTCGGGGTGCGCCCGGCGTTCAAGCGGATCGACACCTGCGCGGCGGAGTTTGCCTCGCCCACCGCCTATATGTACTCGACCTACGAGACGCCGTTCGCAGGCGCAGTGGCCGACGAGAGCGCGCCTTCGTCCAAGAAGAAGGTCATTATCCTGGGTGGTGGCCCAAACCGGATCGGCCAGGGGATCGAATTCGACTATTGTTGCTGTCATGCCTGCTTCGCGCTGCACGACGCCGGCTTCGAAACCATCATGATCAACTGCAATCCGGAGACCGTGTCGACCGATTACGACACCGCCGACCGCCTGTATTTCGAACCGCTGACCGCGGAAGACGTGCTTGAGATCATCGACACCGAGCGCTCCAACGGCACGCTGCACGGCGTCATCGTGCAGTTCGGCGGCCAGACCCCGCTCAAGCTCGCGCGGGCGCTGGAAGAGGCCAAGGTGCCGATCCTCGGCACCTCGCCGGACGCGATCGATCTTGCCGAGGACCGCGACCGCTTCAAGCGCATCCTCGACAAGTTGCATCTGAAGCAACCGAAGAATGGCATCGCCTATTCGGTCGAACAGGCACGACTGGTAGCGAGCGACCTGGATTTCCCGCTGGTGGTGCGGCCGTCCTATGTACTCGGCGGTCGCGCCATGCAGATCATCCGCGAGGAAGGCCAGCTCGGTGACTACCTGCTCGGCACCTTGCCGGAGCTCGTGCCCGCCGACGTCAAGGCGCGCTATCCCAACGACAAGACCGGGCAGATCAACACGGTGCTCGGCAAGAACCCGCTGCTGTTCGACCGCTATCTGTCGGACGCGATCGAGATCGACGTCGACTGCCTGTGCGACGGCAAGGATACCTTCATCGCCGGCATCATGGAGCACATCGAGGAAGCGGGCATCCACTCCGGCGACTCCGCCTGCTCGCTGCCGCCGCACTCGCTCGACCCCGCCACTATCGCGGAGCTCGAACGGCAGACCCGCGAACTGGCGCTCGGACTCGACGTGGTCGGACTGATGAACGTGCAGTACGCCATCAAGGACGGCGAGATCTACGTGCTCGAGGTCAATCCGCGCGCCTCGCGTACGGTGCCGTTCGTCGCCAAGGTGGTCGGCATGCCGGTCGCGAAGATCGCCTCGCGCATCATGGCCGGCGAAAAGCTCGCAGACTTCAAGCTCAAGCCCGCCAGGCTCAGCCATGTCGGCGTCAAGGAATCGGTGTTTCCGTTCGCGCGTTTCCCCGGCGTCGACACCGTGCTCGGTCCTGAAATGCGGTCGACCGGCGAGGTCATGGGCCTCGACCAGTCGTTCGCGGTGGCGTTCGCCAAGAGCCAGCTCGGCGGCGGCACGCGGGTGCCGCGCTCCGGAACGGTCTTCGTCTCGGTGCGGGAAACCGACAAAACCCGCATTCTTGATGCGGTCCGGCTGCTGGCCGCCGCGGGCTTCAAGGTCATGGCCACCTCGGGCACGCAACGGTTTCTGGCCGACAACGGCGTGCCGGCCGAGAAAGTGAACAAAGTGCTGGAAGGTCGGCCACATATCGTCGACGCCATTACCAATGGCGACGTCCAGTTGGTCTTCAACACCACCGAAGGCCCGCAGGCGCTGGCCGACAGCCGGTCGCTGAGACGAGCTGCCCTCTTGCATAAAGTACCGTACTACACCACTCTTTCCGGTGCCGTGGCGGCCGCGCAGGGGATCCGGGCCTATCTGGGCGGGGATCTCGAGGTTCGCACGCTGCAGAGCTATTCTTCGGATCTCTAA
- a CDS encoding LysR family transcriptional regulator: MDWDKLKVFHAAAEAGSFTHAGEQLGLSQSAVSRQVSALEQELAVSLFHRHARGLILTEQGDLLFRTAHDVFMQLQAARAKLTDSRERPSGELKVTTTPGVGINWLIPRLGEFTSLYPEIRVQLMVTDEELDLSMREADVAIRTRKPTQPDLIQRKLFSIGFHAYCSPEYIKRFGTPRTLDDLDNHRIIMLSDSQVPSHLQNRAWLIEAGRNGSGPREAYFKVNNILGLLRGCQQGLGIAALPDYLVDDNNRLVQLFGEADSIQLDTYFVYPEELKTVARVQVFRDFVVSKAQRWPS, translated from the coding sequence ATGGATTGGGACAAGCTAAAGGTTTTTCACGCAGCAGCGGAAGCGGGCAGCTTCACGCATGCCGGCGAGCAGCTCGGACTGTCGCAGTCCGCGGTCTCCCGGCAGGTCAGCGCGCTTGAGCAGGAACTCGCCGTTTCGCTGTTCCACCGCCATGCCCGCGGCCTGATCCTGACCGAACAGGGCGACCTGCTGTTCCGCACGGCACATGACGTCTTCATGCAGCTGCAGGCCGCACGCGCCAAACTGACCGACAGCCGCGAGCGGCCGAGCGGCGAACTCAAGGTGACCACGACCCCCGGTGTCGGCATCAACTGGCTGATCCCCCGATTGGGCGAGTTCACCTCGCTTTATCCGGAAATCCGCGTGCAGCTGATGGTCACCGACGAAGAGCTCGACCTCTCGATGCGCGAGGCCGACGTCGCCATTCGCACCCGCAAGCCGACGCAGCCCGACCTGATCCAGCGCAAGCTGTTCTCGATCGGCTTCCACGCCTATTGCTCGCCGGAATACATCAAGCGCTTCGGCACCCCCCGCACGCTCGACGATCTCGACAACCACCGCATCATCATGCTGAGCGACTCGCAGGTACCGTCGCATTTGCAGAATCGCGCGTGGCTGATCGAAGCCGGACGCAACGGTTCCGGACCGCGGGAAGCCTATTTCAAGGTCAACAACATCCTCGGCCTGTTGCGCGGCTGCCAGCAAGGCCTCGGGATCGCGGCATTGCCGGACTATCTCGTCGACGACAACAACCGCCTGGTCCAGTTGTTCGGCGAAGCCGATTCGATCCAGCTCGACACCTACTTCGTTTATCCGGAAGAGCTGAAAACCGTTGCACGCGTGCAGGTTTTCCGAGATTTCGTGGTGAGCAAGGCGCAGCGCTGGCCCTCATAA
- a CDS encoding DoxX family protein yields MENFAASWAPRVLSLLRIMTGLLFLQYGIAKLFKWPQIPMFEKVELFSLYGLAGSLELVGGILLILGLFTRPVAFIVAGEMAFAYFMGHAPRGFMPILNQGGLAILFSFVFLYLACAGGGPWSADAAIRNKN; encoded by the coding sequence ATGGAAAACTTCGCAGCTTCGTGGGCACCGCGTGTCCTCAGCCTTCTGCGCATTATGACTGGACTTCTGTTTCTTCAGTACGGAATCGCAAAGCTGTTCAAATGGCCGCAGATTCCGATGTTCGAAAAGGTTGAGTTGTTTTCGCTGTACGGCCTCGCCGGCAGTCTCGAACTGGTCGGCGGCATTTTGCTGATTCTCGGCTTGTTCACACGGCCGGTCGCGTTCATCGTCGCCGGTGAAATGGCATTCGCCTATTTCATGGGCCATGCGCCGCGCGGCTTTATGCCGATCCTCAACCAAGGCGGGCTCGCGATCCTGTTCAGCTTCGTGTTCCTGTATCTGGCGTGCGCCGGCGGCGGACCATGGAGCGCCGACGCGGCAATCCGCAACAAGAATTAA
- the greA gene encoding transcription elongation factor GreA: MVEKIPMTQGGYNALEVELKQRQQVERPRIIEAIAEARSHGDLSENAEYHAAKESQSHNEGRIAELEDKLARADIIDVSKLSGDTIKFGATVTLIDEDTEKKAVWQIVGEPEADAKNGRISITSPLGRALIGKKKGSSVEVVAPGGAKAYEIAKVEWR; this comes from the coding sequence ATGGTTGAGAAAATTCCGATGACCCAGGGTGGCTATAACGCCCTTGAGGTGGAGCTGAAGCAGCGTCAGCAGGTTGAGCGCCCGCGTATTATCGAGGCGATCGCCGAAGCGCGCTCCCATGGCGATCTGTCGGAAAACGCCGAGTATCATGCGGCCAAGGAATCCCAGTCGCATAACGAGGGGCGCATCGCCGAGCTCGAGGACAAGCTCGCGCGTGCCGACATCATCGACGTGTCGAAACTCTCAGGCGACACCATCAAGTTCGGCGCCACCGTGACGCTGATCGACGAAGACACCGAGAAGAAGGCCGTGTGGCAGATCGTCGGCGAGCCGGAAGCCGACGCCAAGAACGGCCGCATCTCCATCACCTCCCCATTGGGGCGGGCGCTGATCGGCAAGAAGAAGGGCTCGTCGGTCGAGGTGGTCGCGCCCGGCGGAGCGAAAGCCTATGAGATCGCCAAGGTCGAGTGGCGGTAA
- a CDS encoding class I SAM-dependent methyltransferase: MDDWIDYYDSTHTIYVSKLHRDLHFSIIADDIIGYISSPEAVVLDYACGEATSAGHVAERCARLILAEPAPGVRGRLIARYARDLNIKVRSLEDLRYLDDSSVDLAVMISVAQYMTPAELDTAFAAVRRLLKPSGRLLLGDILRPDVGAVTDVMALLRLARAHGFLKDALIGLLRTYLSDYWQLRTKVGLQRYSEQEIVAKLAAAGFSATRAHVNVGHNAARMTLVARHAF, translated from the coding sequence ATGGACGACTGGATCGATTATTACGATTCCACGCATACGATTTATGTCAGCAAGCTGCACCGCGACCTGCACTTCAGCATCATTGCCGACGATATTATCGGCTACATCTCCTCACCCGAGGCGGTGGTGCTCGACTATGCCTGCGGCGAAGCGACATCGGCTGGCCACGTCGCGGAACGGTGCGCACGGCTGATCTTGGCCGAGCCGGCGCCAGGGGTGCGTGGACGGCTGATTGCGCGATATGCCCGCGACCTCAACATCAAGGTCCGATCACTCGAGGACTTGCGTTATCTCGACGACAGTTCGGTCGATCTCGCTGTCATGATCTCGGTGGCGCAGTACATGACTCCGGCTGAACTCGACACAGCTTTTGCGGCGGTGCGCCGCCTGCTGAAACCGAGCGGACGTCTCCTGCTCGGCGATATTCTGAGACCCGACGTTGGCGCGGTCACCGACGTGATGGCCCTGCTGCGGCTGGCGCGCGCTCATGGTTTCCTGAAAGATGCCCTGATTGGCCTTTTGCGCACATACCTGTCGGACTATTGGCAGTTGCGCACCAAGGTCGGGCTACAGCGCTACAGCGAGCAGGAGATCGTCGCCAAACTGGCGGCCGCCGGATTTTCCGCCACACGCGCCCACGTCAATGTCGGACACAACGCGGCGCGCATGACTTTGGTGGCCCGGCACGCATTCTGA
- a CDS encoding DNA starvation/stationary phase protection protein — protein MSKTAKKVAPELDTPTDLSQEAVDRISAALNPLVADSFALYLKTKNFHWHVSGRHFRDYHLLLDEQADVIFAGIDELAERVRKIGGTTLRSIGHVAKLQTVEDNDEAYVPPREMLRELMEDNKSFTVALRKAHEVADKYDDAATASILENFIDATERRTWFLFEASRQEGGNEA, from the coding sequence GTGAGCAAAACTGCAAAAAAAGTCGCCCCCGAACTCGATACGCCAACCGATCTGTCGCAGGAAGCCGTCGACAGGATCTCGGCAGCGCTCAATCCGCTGGTGGCGGACTCCTTCGCGCTTTACCTGAAAACCAAGAATTTTCATTGGCATGTCAGCGGCCGTCATTTCCGCGACTATCACCTCCTGCTCGACGAGCAGGCCGATGTGATTTTCGCCGGGATCGACGAGCTTGCGGAACGTGTGCGCAAGATCGGTGGCACCACGCTGCGTTCGATCGGCCATGTCGCCAAACTGCAGACGGTGGAAGACAATGACGAGGCCTATGTGCCGCCACGTGAAATGCTGCGCGAATTGATGGAAGACAACAAGAGCTTCACGGTCGCCTTGCGCAAGGCGCACGAGGTGGCCGACAAATACGACGATGCCGCCACCGCCAGCATTCTGGAGAACTTCATCGACGCCACCGAGCGGCGCACCTGGTTCCTGTTCGAGGCCAGCCGCCAGGAAGGCGGCAACGAGGCCTGA
- the carA gene encoding glutamine-hydrolyzing carbamoyl-phosphate synthase small subunit has translation MTQSENAAAWPDLKPTALLVLADGTVLEGFGLGAEGSAVGEVCFNTAMTGYEEILTDPSYAGQIITFTFPHIGNVGTNDEDIEALNMAATPGARGVILRSSITDPSNYRAAKHLDQWLKARGIIGLSGIDTRALTALIRGKGMPNAVIAHAPDGRFDLRALKEEAREWPGLVGMDLVPLVTSGQRFTWDETPWEWDKGFGRQDNPEFNVVAIDYGIKRNILRLLAGEGCKITVVPATTSAEDILAIKPDGVFLSNGPGDPAATGEYAVPVIKKVIDSGLPTFGICLGHQMLGLAVGGKTMKMHQGHHGANHPVKDITTGKVEITSMNHGFAVDKTTLPDNVTQTHTSLFDDSNCGIALKDRPVFSVQYHPEASPGPRDSHYLFRRFTDLMRERKKT, from the coding sequence ATGACCCAATCAGAAAACGCTGCCGCCTGGCCGGACCTCAAACCGACCGCGCTCCTTGTGCTCGCCGATGGCACTGTGCTGGAAGGCTTCGGTCTCGGTGCGGAAGGCTCCGCCGTGGGCGAAGTCTGCTTCAACACGGCCATGACCGGTTACGAGGAAATCCTCACCGACCCGTCCTATGCGGGGCAGATCATCACCTTCACTTTCCCGCATATCGGCAATGTCGGCACCAACGATGAGGATATCGAGGCGCTGAACATGGCGGCAACGCCCGGCGCCCGCGGTGTGATCCTGCGTTCCTCGATCACCGATCCGTCGAATTACCGCGCCGCCAAGCATCTCGACCAGTGGCTGAAGGCCCGCGGCATCATCGGGCTCAGCGGCATCGACACCCGCGCCCTCACCGCGCTGATCCGCGGCAAGGGCATGCCCAATGCCGTGATTGCCCATGCCCCGGACGGCCGCTTTGACTTGCGGGCGCTGAAGGAAGAGGCCCGGGAGTGGCCGGGCCTGGTCGGCATGGACCTGGTGCCGCTGGTGACCAGCGGCCAGCGCTTCACCTGGGACGAGACCCCTTGGGAATGGGATAAGGGCTTCGGCCGACAGGACAACCCCGAGTTCAATGTGGTCGCCATCGATTACGGCATCAAGCGCAACATCCTGCGGCTGCTTGCCGGCGAGGGCTGCAAGATCACGGTGGTGCCGGCCACCACGTCGGCCGAGGATATTCTGGCGATCAAGCCAGACGGCGTATTCCTGTCAAACGGCCCGGGTGACCCGGCGGCAACCGGCGAATATGCGGTGCCGGTGATCAAGAAAGTGATCGACTCGGGGCTGCCGACCTTCGGTATCTGCCTTGGCCACCAGATGCTCGGTCTCGCCGTCGGCGGCAAGACCATGAAAATGCATCAGGGCCATCACGGCGCCAACCATCCGGTCAAGGACATCACCACCGGCAAAGTGGAAATCACCTCGATGAATCACGGCTTCGCGGTCGACAAGACCACACTGCCGGACAACGTGACCCAAACTCATACCTCACTGTTCGACGACTCCAACTGCGGCATCGCGCTGAAGGACAGGCCGGTATTCTCGGTGCAGTACCATCCCGAAGCCTCGCCCGGCCCTCGCGATTCGCATTACCTGTTCAGGCGCTTTACCGACCTGATGCGTGAACGGAAGAAGACCTGA
- the trxB gene encoding thioredoxin-disulfide reductase translates to MSLSTTNQSAAIHAKVVIIGSGPAGYTAAIYAARAMLEPVLIQGIQPGGQLTITTDVENYPGFADVIQGPWLMEQMEKQATHVGTKIVTDHVNKLELGQRPFRVTCDSGDVYLAETIILATGAQARWLGLPSEETFKGFGVSACATCDGFFYRGKQVFVVGGGNTAVEEALFLTNFASQVTLVHRRGSLRAERILQDRLFKHPKIKVIWDTAVEEIHGDQNPSKVTHIRLKNVKTGATTDLPTDGVFVAIGHAPATELVAGQLKLKPSGYVEIAPHSTATSVPGVFAAGDVADETYRQAVTAAGLGCMAALEAERFIHAAATERAAAE, encoded by the coding sequence ATGTCTCTGTCTACGACAAACCAATCTGCCGCCATTCACGCCAAGGTCGTCATCATCGGGTCCGGCCCGGCCGGTTACACTGCAGCGATCTATGCCGCGCGCGCGATGCTCGAGCCTGTGCTGATTCAAGGCATCCAGCCCGGCGGCCAGCTCACCATCACCACCGATGTCGAGAATTACCCCGGCTTCGCCGATGTGATCCAGGGCCCCTGGCTGATGGAGCAGATGGAGAAGCAGGCGACCCATGTCGGCACCAAGATCGTCACCGATCACGTCAATAAGCTGGAACTGGGCCAGCGGCCGTTCCGTGTGACCTGCGACTCTGGCGACGTCTACCTCGCCGAGACCATCATCCTCGCGACCGGCGCGCAGGCGCGCTGGCTCGGCCTGCCATCGGAAGAAACCTTCAAGGGCTTCGGTGTTTCCGCTTGCGCCACCTGCGACGGCTTCTTCTACCGCGGCAAGCAGGTGTTCGTGGTCGGTGGTGGCAATACCGCCGTCGAGGAAGCGCTGTTCCTGACCAATTTCGCCTCCCAGGTGACGCTTGTGCATCGCCGCGGCTCGCTGCGCGCCGAACGCATCCTGCAGGATCGGCTGTTCAAGCACCCAAAGATCAAGGTGATCTGGGACACCGCTGTGGAAGAGATCCACGGCGACCAGAACCCGTCAAAGGTCACCCATATCCGGCTGAAGAACGTGAAAACTGGCGCGACCACCGATCTGCCCACGGACGGTGTCTTTGTCGCGATCGGACACGCTCCCGCGACCGAACTGGTCGCCGGCCAGTTGAAACTCAAACCGTCTGGCTATGTCGAGATCGCACCGCACTCGACAGCCACTTCGGTGCCCGGCGTGTTCGCGGCCGGCGATGTCGCGGACGAAACCTATCGCCAGGCAGTGACGGCCGCAGGCCTCGGCTGCATGGCGGCGCTCGAAGCAGAACGGTTTATCCATGCAGCAGCCACTGAACGCGCAGCCGCCGAATAG